In Naumovozyma castellii chromosome 1, complete genome, one DNA window encodes the following:
- the ECM13 gene encoding Ecm13p (ancestral locus Anc_7.483), with protein sequence MNGITFPEISQQFKIAEKARTKLTSCVQEYSINGDCNWRKLVGHANLLDRINDNIKNLKFNMTKNDVENKQQVVQQEVDHFALETEERDNNEIIHREDVQDANANGCFQFDSESDSDSDSDSDSDSGSDSELDSDLQESDYDSVSDSDNDYDYDYDVDYDFEITALTVTQSNENDSDITGYNSDEENKQKIILRKQRTSQPPNHQQTTPRKVTTTDILRNDDDDDDDDDPNLNLSKFHSFEDDDNDDANAKQQTIYYTHNQRDNHVQHFNDLRIKRYATYNNDNKNNTTTSTTTPTNNNILNEAPISVQ encoded by the coding sequence ATGAACGGTATCACATTCCCGGAAATCTCACAACAGTTCAAAATCGCTGAGAAGGCAAGAACTAAATTGACTTCTTGTGTACAGGAATATTCCATCAACGGTGATTGTAATTGGAGGAAACTGGTCGGTCATGCTAATTTGCTGGATAGAATTAATGAcaatatcaaaaatttgaaatttaacATGACCAAGAACGACGTCGAGAACAAGCAACAGGTAGTACAACAAGAGGTCGACCACTTCGCTCTCGAGACGGAAGAAAGAGATAATAATGAGATAATACATCGTGAAGATGTTCAAGACGCCAATGCCAACGGGTGTTTCCAATTCGACTCCGAATCTGACTCAGATTCGGATTCAGATTCAGACTCGGACTCGGGCTCGGATTCTGAGCTGGACTCAGACCTACAAGAAAGTGACTACGACAGTGTCTCCGATTCAGATAACGATTACGATTACGATTATGATGTCGATTACGATTTCGAAATTACTGCCTTGACAGTGACTCAATCAAACGAAAACGATTCGGATATAACAGGTTATAACTCCGACgaggaaaataaacaaaaaattatacTAAGAAAGCAAAGAACATCACAACCACCAAATCATCAGCAAACAACACCAAGAAAGGTGACCACAACAGATATTCTACGcaatgatgacgatgacgatgacgatgacgacCCGAATTTAAACTTATCAAAATTCcattcatttgaagacGATGACAACGACGACGCTAATgcaaaacaacaaacaatcTACTATACCCATAATCAAAGAGACAATCATGTACAACATTTTAACGACTTACGAATAAAGAGATATGCCACCTATAATAATGACAATAAGAATAATACAACAACTTCAACAACGACACccactaataataatattttaaatgaAGCACCAATATCTGTTCAATGA
- the NCAS0A14930 gene encoding uncharacterized protein (ancestral locus Anc_7.487) codes for MFESWLFANCFASRTLPLSFKVPWWIKILLDGLQRYTSDKFFQMETSIDLDREDGLRLRDGTLRWVHVDIKIDKYFLAVVICTMFASIGSELAQTIITRGRRMFDPLDILCNMVGSIIGILVAYVRD; via the coding sequence ATGTTTGAATCGTGGTTATTTGCGAATTGTTTTGCCTCGAGGACTTTGCCTCTGTCATTCAAGGTTCCCTGGTGGATTAAGATTTTGTTAGACGGTTTGCAACGATACACAAGCgataaatttttccaaatggaGACTTCCATTGATTTAGATCGTGAAGATGGGTTACGATTACGGGATGGTACATTGCGATGGGTCCATGTGGACATCAAgattgataaatatttccTCGCAGTGGTGATTTGTACGATGTTTGCAAGCATTGGCAGTGAACTAGCGCAAACGATTATTACTAGGGGTAGGAGGATGTTTGATCCCCTTGATATACTGTGTAATATGGTGGGGAGCATTATTGGTATCTTGGTTGCGTATGTGCGAGATTGA
- the COR1 gene encoding ubiquinol--cytochrome-c reductase subunit COR1 (ancestral locus Anc_7.484), with amino-acid sequence MVSGTDPPPLGSPTDNNGPTRREQSSAIHVCFAWPWPHLTNTLHYTTLFKHLSRPRAQLKTKLNHTEPMLRTRLAARCAPNIIAKRSMAMAAAVAPVHTQITKLTNGITVATEHDPSATASSIGLVFGSGSTAENPYNNGVSNLSTHLFSKNNNLTKLANENDFQLNSHVARDYQSYMVSSLPGQQGKVFQFLQKNLIEAKLDEPTFNYEKQLCEQQTAIFENTQHATRVMEHLHSTAFQNTPLSLPTRGTVETLQTLTTSDLQYFTQNNFKASNAVVVGTGNIPHEELLQAVEDNLQLAPGEKQVSKTKSTFLGSEVRLRDDTLPKAWISIAVEGEPMNSPNYYTAQVAAQIFGQYNAFEPRSRLQGIKLLDNLQEYGLCDSFDHFNLSYKDSGLWGFSTVTRNVGSIDDLIHFTLKQWNRLTISITNTELARGKSLLKLKLANENSNNVSNLQRANLLGESIVNTGTKHNLQEIFNKIDSITVKDIKAWAGERVWDQDIAIAGTGQIEGLLDYMRIRNDMSMMRW; translated from the coding sequence ATGGTTTCTGGAACAGACCCCCCCCCCCTTGGCTCACCAACCGATAATAACGGACCAACCCGTCGTGAGCAATCCAGTGCCATCCATGTCTGCTTCGCTTGGCCTTGGCCCCATTTAACCAACACACTACACTACACTACACTCTTCAAGCACCTCTCCCGTCCTCGAGCACAACTCAAAACAAAACTCAACCATACAGAACCAATGTTAAGAACAAGACTAGCAGCTAGGTGTGCGCCCAACATCATCGCCAAGAGATCAATGGCAATGGCGGCCGCCGTCGCTCCAGTCCACACTCAGATCACCAAGTTGACCAACGGCATCACCGTCGCTACAGAACACGACCCATCCGCCACTGCGTCCTCCATCGGGTTAGTCTTTGGATCAGGCTCCACGGCGGAAAACCCTTATAATAACGGGGTATCCAATCTTTCCACCCATTTATTCTCCAAGAATAATAACTTGACCAAATTGGCTAATGAAAACGATTTCCAATTGAACTCTCACGTCGCTAGAGATTACCAATCATACATGGTCTCCTCCCTACCAGGTCAACAGGGCaaagttttccaattcttaCAGAAAAACTTGATCGAGGCTAAATTGGATGAACCCACTTTCAACTACGAGAAACAATTATGCGAGCAACAGACAgccatttttgaaaatactCAACATGCCACCCGTGTCATGGAACATCTTCACTCCACTGCATTCCAAAATACTCCATTATCATTACCAACAAGAGGCACCGTAGAAACTTTACAAACTTTAACCACTTCTGATTTACAATATTTCACCcagaataattttaaagCTTCCAATGCTGTTGTAGTAGGTACGGGGAACATCCCACATGAGGAATTATTACAAGCCGTCGAGGATAATTTACAATTGGCCCCCGGTGAAAAGCAAGTCTCCAAGACAAAATCAACTTTCTTGGGCTCGGAAGTAAGATTGAGAGATGATACGTTACCAAAGGCATGGATCTCCATCGCTGTGGAAGGTGAACCCATGAATTCACCAAATTATTACACTGCTCAAGTCGCCGCACAAATCTTTGGCCAATATAACGCATTTGAACCAAGATCAAGATTACAAGGTatcaaattattggataatTTACAAGAATATGGATTATGTGACTCGTTTGACCATTTTAATCTTTCCTATAAGGACTCAGGGTTATGGGGGTTCTCCACAGTGACAAGAAACGTCGGTTCCATCGATGATTTGATTCATTTCACTTTGAAACAATGGAATAGATTGACCATCTCCATCACAAATACGGAATTGGCTAGGGGCAAAtctttattgaaattgaaattggctAATGAAAATAGTAACAATGTGTCCAATTTACAAAGAGCTAATTTGTTAGGGGAAAGTATCGTTAACACGGGTACGAAACATAATTTACAAGAAATCTTTAACAAGATTGATTCAATTACAGTGAAGGACATTAAGGCATGGGCCGGAGAAAGAGTCTGGGATCAAGATATTGCCATAGCAGGAACTGGTCAAATTGAAGGCTTATTGGATTACATGAGAATAAGAAATGATATGTCCATGATGAGATGGTGA
- the PSY4 gene encoding Psy4p (ancestral locus Anc_7.485): MTMDDTIDEIPHNMMGIKSESLYMTLESITREHDVSILNANVPSQLLPELIEHLSDTIPNDIFIQRSEVELNSLKRLGDVLRDKFLETGNYPFTMQRICELCFDPFKYFKVNELGKFINALEKCCCVDSYWVLDKEKGESHSDVEMMDVGGANNDNDDDDVSLSRIPWIDKKTEMGLPTFIKEIDTIMNANMGYDDDDDDDDDDEDEDGVGVMENNQDGISIRNDKDFIIEEYYEDDGDMDDDDDDDDDEDDDDYVEDRPNGDGTDPIDDEEEEVAKEEDGLDKTPLKRKPTELDNYQYDESPNEHDLLTPKKYKQDSQVTEVLNSPSMFGEANLSTSVSDVSKESGNENGISVLVSPNPFETSKTGEEQQQQQHPQQKEEQEKIRATTDEILQNNNDSPLSNKTR; the protein is encoded by the coding sequence ATGACCATGGACGACACTATCGATGAAATTCCACACAACATGATGGGTATCAAGTCTGAGTCGCTTTATATGACGCTGGAGAGTATAACGCGAGAACACGATGTTTCGATCTTGAATGCTAATGTTCCGTCGCAATTGTTACCTGAGTTGATTGAGCATCTGAGTGATACGATACCGaatgatatatttattcaacGGAGTGAAGTGGAGTTGAATAGTTTGAAAAGGTTGGGGGATGTTTTGAGGGATAAGTTTTTGGAGACTGGTAATTATCCATTTACGATGCAGAGGATTTGTGAGTTGTGTTTTGATCCGTTCAAGTATTTTAAAGTTAATGAATTGGggaaatttattaatgCATTGGAGAAGTGTTGTTGTGTGGACTCGTATTGGGTTTTAGATAAGGAGAAGGGTGAGTCTCATTCGGATGTGGAAATGATGGATGTTGGTGGTGCGAATAACgataatgatgacgatgatgtTTCGTTGAGTAGGATACCGTGGATAGATAAGAAGACGGAGATGGGTCTTCCCACTTTTATTAAGGAGATTGATACTATAATGAATGCGAATATGGGgtatgatgatgatgatgatgatgatgatgatgacgaggatgaagatggtgtTGGAGTCATGGAGAATAATCAAGATGGTATAAGTATACGAAATGATAAGGATTTTATTATCGAGGAGTATTATGAGGATGATGGTGATATGgatgacgacgacgacgacgatgatgatgaagatgatgatgattatgTGGAGGATCGACCAAATGGTGATGGTACAGATCCgattgatgatgaagaggaggaggTGGCGAAGGAGGAGGATGGTTTAGACAAGACACCTTTGAAGAGGAAGCCCACTGAATTGGATAATTATCAGTATGATGAGTCACCCAACGAGCATGATCTGTTAACGCCCAAGAAATATAAGCAGGATTCTCAAGTGACAGAAGTTTTAAATTCTCCATCGATGTTTGGAGAGGCAAATTTGAGTACATCTGTTTCCGATGTGAGCAAGGAGAGTGGGAATGAGAATGGTATTTCTGTTCTCGTTTCACCAAACCCTTTTGAAACTAGCAAAACTGGcgaagaacaacaacaacaacaacacccacaacaaaaagaagaacaggAAAAGATACGAGCCACTACTGATGAAATTTTGcaaaataataacgatAGTCCGTTGAGTAACAAGACTAGGTAG